GCTTTAAAGACATTTGTGAGATTATTTAAAGGTTTGACTGAAAAAGAAATTTATAGTTTTTTTGAGTATGCTTATGCTGATATGAAAGATAGGGTCAATAATAATGTGCTAGAAGAGCTACATAAGCTTAAGGAACAGGGGTATGTAATTGTACTGGTTTCTGGGGCTGTTAAGCCACTTTTAGAAATAGTAGGTCGAGATATACCTTTTGATATTGTAATAGGCTCAGAAATTCCGATTACAAGTGGAAGGTTTGATGAACAGAAGGAGATAGTATACATACAAGGGAACAAAAAGGTTAAAGAACTAGAAAGTGCCCTGGACAAGTATTTGCCTGACGAGAGAGGCACTGAAGTGGAAGTCAATTGGAATGATAGTGCAGCTTATGCAGATAGCCAGTCTGATCTACCTGTTCTAGAGTTAGTTGGTAATCCTGTGTGTGTATCTCCCGAGCCAAAGCTAAGAGTTATTGCCGAAGAAAGAAAGTGGAGAATACTAGAACCCAATTGTTAGTATAACTGATTAACAATTGGGTTTATCAATTAAGTGCGTCGTTTACTAATATAGGTGTCTTCGTATGCAAGTAATAACACTTCTTTATTTGTTGTAGTACGGATTTCTGACTCTAACGCATGGATTTTACTTAAAAGTAGTGGATCAAGATCTAGGGTTTTATAATTTTTTGAAACTGTCATGCTAGGCCTCCTCATGAGTTTTTCGACTTGTTAAATGGGACTTTAATATTTATACCATATAAACCATAACCATAGAATAGGGACTAATTTCTACCCGTGGACTGAACTGCCAGTGGACCTCGTCGATACGTTGTTTTTTTTCGTATTCTAAGTATCCGATTTCTCCGAGAATCATTTGTTTGTAATCTATTTGATTAAATTCAGTGTCAGATGCTACTTTCTGCGTTCCAAGCTGTAACAGCTGCTCTTTTTCTTCAATTTGCGCTTTATAGTAAGACTCAATTTGTTTAACTTCTTCATCTAATGTAATCCTTGCCTGCTGGGCCCATTTATTATCAGTCTCCGTCACGTATTGACAAAGGTCTTCCTCCATTTTAGCAATAGCTTGCTTGAGACTAATTGTAGCTTCTCCCAGTAAGCTGTCGTGGGGTTTAACTTCAGTTAATGGGAACATAGTTACATTGTTATAAAAGTTTCTATATAGCTGTCCAGTCTGTAGGTTTATGCCTAGCGAGTATAAGTGATCCTGGGTTTTATCTGCTATTAATGAGACCCTCATGTTTATTAGTAGATAAGGTCGTAGGCTAGAGCGACTTAACCTAGAACGGGGAGGAAAATACTGATATAGCCTACCAATTTTCCCTCTCCTACGGGCTGAATTTAATATGTTATGAAAGCGAATGGAACCCATAGTAATAAGCTCACAGTCAACATCTTCAGGTGGTTCGACACTTGGGTCAAAGGCAAAATTCATAATAGACGGCACAGGCTCTTTGCCTAGCGACTCTAGATACATCCAATAATATGGGCGGTGAGTTAACTCTTTATCTACGTCGATAGGTACTTTTACGGAAAATATAGCATCGTTTTTATCGCTGAGGATTTCTGATTTAACGGCTTCAAAATAACGTTTGACGAAATGATCAGTTGAAAATGTCAAGGGATCCACTCTCCTTTACTAGCTCTTGTTTAGCTTGGACAATTTTTTCGCCTAGTTCATTGATCTTGTTGACCATTTCCTTCTGGTTATCAGCATTATAAACAATATTTAAAATTGATGATTCGAGCTTTTGACCCTTTGTCATTTTTAGTTTAGTTAATATGCTATCAAGTTCACCTATAACCATTTCAAACATGTTTATTTTTTCTTGTAAAAGAAATAGAATATGCTCTTCAATTGTATCCTTTGTTGACAGATTATAGATATTAACATCGCGTGCTTGACCGAGTCGGTGGACACGTCCAATCCGCTGCTCTATGCGCATGGGATTCCACGGTAAATCGTAATTGATAATATTGTTACAAAACTGCAGATTAATCCCCTCGCCGCCAGCTTCCGTAGCCACCATCACTTGGGCTCTGCTGAAAAATAAATCCTTCATCCATTCTTTTTTACCTCTTTTAAATCCACCACGGTAAGGAACGGAGGAGATTTGGTGGTGGGCAAGATACATCTGCAGGAATTCCTGGGTTGCACGGTATTCTGTGAAGACGATAACCTTATCATTGACGGATTTAATAATCTCAACTAACTTCTGTGCCTTTGTAACCTCTTTCACTGTTCTGCTAATATCTAATAACTGGCGAATTTCTTGATCTAATGCACTTCCAGGCTCAACATTTTTAAGCATATTGATCAGGGTAACAAAGGTTGCGTCAGAGCTACTACAAACCTCCCGCTGCAGTGTTAGCATTGACAGCATGTTTAATTCTCTATTACTACGAATAAAGCCAGTAACGGCTTCGTAAAGATTACGCTCTTCTTCAGATAATTCTACTGAAATAGTATGTATATTACGGTCGACGAACTCAACACCACCATCGCGCCGTTTATTACGAATCATAACTTTATCTACTAATTTTTTTAGCTCATTTTTGTTTTTTGGTATTCTTTTTCCTTCAACATAGTTGTGTAAAAAGGAGTTATAGCTACCTAATTGTCCAGGTTTTAAAAGTGTAATAAGATTA
The sequence above is a segment of the Desulfuribacillus alkaliarsenatis genome. Coding sequences within it:
- a CDS encoding HAD family hydrolase translates to MGKKIAVFDFDGTLYPFETFTFLIKQLKKQKGFQSRYYSFNLQFFTTYAKYKLKLMPKFMMREKALKTFVRLFKGLTEKEIYSFFEYAYADMKDRVNNNVLEELHKLKEQGYVIVLVSGAVKPLLEIVGRDIPFDIVIGSEIPITSGRFDEQKEIVYIQGNKKVKELESALDKYLPDERGTEVEVNWNDSAAYADSQSDLPVLELVGNPVCVSPEPKLRVIAEERKWRILEPNC
- a CDS encoding YqhG family protein, which translates into the protein MTFSTDHFVKRYFEAVKSEILSDKNDAIFSVKVPIDVDKELTHRPYYWMYLESLGKEPVPSIMNFAFDPSVEPPEDVDCELITMGSIRFHNILNSARRRGKIGRLYQYFPPRSRLSRSSLRPYLLINMRVSLIADKTQDHLYSLGINLQTGQLYRNFYNNVTMFPLTEVKPHDSLLGEATISLKQAIAKMEEDLCQYVTETDNKWAQQARITLDEEVKQIESYYKAQIEEKEQLLQLGTQKVASDTEFNQIDYKQMILGEIGYLEYEKKQRIDEVHWQFSPRVEISPYSMVMVYMV
- a CDS encoding DEAD/DEAH box helicase; translated protein: MQDNKTDSWSLIELAHEAEKILMAKDFHQLECIKHLPQIIPYPHQLKTAQRVISEMRGRAILADEVGLGKTIEAGLILKEYMLRGLVKKVLVLVPASLVLQWTRELNEKFYIPATAHRKHYSWDAEIVVASIDTAKREDHMNIILDKEYDMLIVDEAHKLKNRKTKNWQNINKIKKKYCLLLTATPVQNSLDELFNLITLLKPGQLGSYNSFLHNYVEGKRIPKNKNELKKLVDKVMIRNKRRDGGVEFVDRNIHTISVELSEEERNLYEAVTGFIRSNRELNMLSMLTLQREVCSSSDATFVTLINMLKNVEPGSALDQEIRQLLDISRTVKEVTKAQKLVEIIKSVNDKVIVFTEYRATQEFLQMYLAHHQISSVPYRGGFKRGKKEWMKDLFFSRAQVMVATEAGGEGINLQFCNNIINYDLPWNPMRIEQRIGRVHRLGQARDVNIYNLSTKDTIEEHILFLLQEKINMFEMVIGELDSILTKLKMTKGQKLESSILNIVYNADNQKEMVNKINELGEKIVQAKQELVKESGSLDIFN